Proteins from one Methanomicrobia archaeon genomic window:
- a CDS encoding DUF3267 domain-containing protein translates to MQIFARLPPADPERLRDLQDRGWVRVREPKRALMTLLVSLPFMAVTAALTIGIFTLFSAVSLEDLGFAGSSFSFSISLPLVLGILAVLVFHELFHLLLIPDVLRSDSTGVGITALGAFVYTEDVLSRSRYLLITLTPFTIISLLFPIVLGIAGLLTPSFFFPILLNSMSSSVDLLTAILVLTQVPPGASLVSTGSITCWKKGRGTV, encoded by the coding sequence ATGCAAATCTTCGCACGGCTGCCACCAGCCGACCCCGAGCGCCTAAGGGATCTCCAGGATCGGGGGTGGGTACGAGTGAGAGAACCAAAGCGTGCCCTGATGACTCTCCTCGTCTCCCTTCCGTTTATGGCCGTCACCGCCGCACTGACGATCGGGATCTTTACGCTGTTCTCGGCGGTTTCGCTCGAAGACCTCGGGTTTGCCGGATCATCCTTCTCCTTCTCAATCAGCCTTCCCCTTGTCCTCGGCATCCTCGCCGTTCTCGTTTTTCACGAGCTTTTCCACCTGCTCCTCATCCCGGATGTTCTCCGGTCCGACAGTACCGGTGTCGGGATTACTGCTTTGGGTGCATTTGTGTACACCGAAGACGTCCTTTCGCGGTCACGCTATCTCTTGATCACCCTCACACCCTTCACCATCATCTCGCTCCTCTTCCCGATCGTCCTCGGCATCGCGGGCCTTCTGACCCCATCCTTCTTCTTTCCGATCCTCCTCAACTCGATGAGTTCCTCGGTCGACCTCCTGACCGCGATTCTCGTGCTTACCCAGGTGCCGCCAGGCGCATCGCTCGTCAGTACTGGGAGCATTACCTGCTGGAAGAAGGGTAGGGGAACGGTTTGA